A window from Actinomycetospora corticicola encodes these proteins:
- a CDS encoding gamma carbonic anhydrase family protein, protein MDHLIVTVDGHTPQIDPTAWIAPGAVVAGRATLGAEVGIWYAAVVRADNDTITIGDGSNIQDGCVLHADPGFPCTVGENVTVGHRAVVHGCTVEDDVLVGMGAVIMNGATVGRGSVIAAGAVISQDVTVPPGSLVAGVPGKVRRETTEDEQGFNGMSAAAYRYLLGVHRTATSD, encoded by the coding sequence ATGGACCACCTGATCGTCACCGTCGACGGCCACACCCCGCAGATCGACCCGACGGCGTGGATCGCGCCCGGGGCCGTGGTCGCGGGGCGGGCGACGCTCGGGGCGGAGGTCGGGATTTGGTACGCGGCGGTGGTCCGCGCCGACAACGACACGATCACGATCGGCGACGGCTCGAACATCCAGGACGGGTGCGTCCTCCACGCCGACCCGGGCTTCCCGTGCACGGTGGGGGAGAACGTGACCGTCGGGCACCGCGCCGTGGTGCACGGGTGCACCGTGGAGGACGACGTCCTGGTCGGGATGGGCGCCGTGATCATGAACGGCGCGACCGTCGGGCGTGGCTCCGTGATCGCGGCCGGCGCCGTCATCTCGCAGGACGTGACCGTGCCGCCCGGGTCGCTCGTCGCGGGCGTGCCCGGCAAGGTCCGCCGGGAGACCACGGAGGACGAGCAGGGCTTCAACGGGATGAGCGCCGCCGCCTACCGGTACCTGCTCGGCGTGCACCGCACCGCGACCTCCGACTGA
- a CDS encoding GntR family transcriptional regulator, whose translation MAELPQKPSRTEQVFEAIVDDICTGRLAPGVPLRQEQLAERFNVSRQPIQQALLLLRNQGLVREFGRRGLEVTPLERSFVSHLYELRGILDGQAARLAAARHTDDWLRHATRIVVAGRQAFDDRAFALMVRNDVEFHRTVVEATANPLLAESAGVMWRNVQRVMGEVLLQGGGPAWVWEDHAAILDAIRDRDGDAAEALARRHAEHGEQLILASMPADTGDAPTSDGTIGPAPDDSTPLAE comes from the coding sequence ATGGCGGAGCTGCCGCAGAAGCCCTCGCGGACCGAGCAGGTCTTCGAGGCGATCGTCGACGACATCTGCACCGGTCGTCTCGCCCCCGGCGTCCCGCTGCGCCAGGAACAGCTCGCCGAGCGCTTCAACGTCTCCCGCCAGCCGATCCAGCAGGCGCTGCTCCTGCTGCGCAACCAGGGCCTCGTCCGGGAGTTCGGACGTCGGGGCCTCGAGGTGACCCCGCTCGAGCGCAGCTTCGTGAGCCACCTCTACGAGCTGCGCGGGATCCTCGACGGGCAGGCCGCCCGGTTGGCGGCGGCCCGCCACACCGACGACTGGCTGCGGCACGCGACCCGGATCGTGGTCGCCGGACGACAGGCCTTCGACGACCGGGCGTTCGCCCTGATGGTGCGCAACGACGTCGAGTTCCACCGCACGGTCGTCGAGGCGACCGCCAACCCGCTGCTCGCCGAGAGTGCGGGTGTGATGTGGCGGAACGTGCAGCGGGTGATGGGCGAGGTGCTGCTCCAGGGCGGCGGGCCGGCGTGGGTCTGGGAGGACCACGCGGCGATCCTCGACGCCATCCGCGACCGGGACGGCGACGCCGCGGAGGCCCTGGCGCGCCGACACGCCGAGCACGGGGAGCAGCTCATCCTCGCGTCGATGCCGGCCGACACCGGCGATGCTCCGACGTCGGACGGCACGATCGGTCCGGCACCGGACGACTCGACCCCGTTGGCCGAGTAG
- a CDS encoding thiamine pyrophosphate-binding protein, whose amino-acid sequence MADRQDAERSGAGPARRSVPVASLVAEFLTEHGVDRVFGLQGGHIQPVWDQLARRGVRIVDVRDEGSAVHMAHAHTELTGQTAVAMVTAGPGVTNTVTAVANASVSRIPLLVIGGCPPIPQSNMGPLQDIPHTAILEPITRLSRTLRSADQVLREFDEAWARASGDRGEPGPVYLEIPTDVLRREVPPALQMREHLRAKPKRRPQPHPDDVAAAADLIRAASKPAIISGRGARTTDGTDLIRLLDASGAAYLDTQESRGLVPDSHSATVGSARSAVMRDTDLLITVGRQLDYQLGMGSPAVFPHATVVRIADTASELIDNRRGEVEILAEPGAALGAIADALKDHTPDTTWRDELKAKHRTRAEDYRQALHTTENGADGHIHPNRIFGALDALDGEALDLGDAIMIADGGDLLSFARLGITRCARYLDAGAFGCLGVATPFAIAAALAEPQRPVVAVTGDGAFGITATEIDTAVRHGAKIVVIVSNNRAWNIERYDQEENYGLVAGTLLADSDYAAMARAFGARGERVESAEDLEPAIRRALENAPAVVDVVTTQDAPSPDSGKGLGFVPDYQALTPWNDAEVARRQVGI is encoded by the coding sequence ATGGCGGACCGGCAGGACGCGGAGCGCAGCGGAGCCGGCCCGGCCCGCCGGTCGGTGCCGGTGGCGAGCCTGGTGGCGGAGTTCCTGACCGAACACGGGGTCGACCGGGTGTTCGGCCTGCAGGGCGGCCACATCCAACCCGTCTGGGACCAGCTCGCGCGGCGGGGCGTCCGCATCGTCGACGTCCGCGACGAGGGCTCGGCCGTCCACATGGCGCACGCCCACACCGAGCTGACCGGGCAGACCGCCGTCGCGATGGTGACCGCGGGACCCGGCGTCACGAACACCGTGACCGCCGTGGCCAACGCGTCGGTCTCCCGCATCCCGCTGCTGGTGATCGGGGGGTGTCCGCCGATCCCGCAGTCGAACATGGGCCCGCTGCAGGACATCCCGCACACGGCGATCCTCGAGCCGATCACGCGGCTGTCGCGCACGCTGCGCAGCGCCGACCAGGTACTGCGCGAGTTCGACGAGGCCTGGGCGCGCGCCTCGGGCGACCGGGGCGAGCCCGGCCCGGTCTACCTCGAGATCCCCACCGACGTGCTCCGCCGCGAGGTACCGCCGGCCCTGCAGATGCGCGAGCACCTGCGGGCGAAGCCGAAGCGCCGCCCGCAGCCGCACCCGGACGACGTCGCCGCGGCGGCCGACCTGATCCGCGCGGCGTCGAAGCCCGCGATCATCTCCGGCCGCGGGGCGCGGACCACCGACGGGACCGACCTGATCCGGCTGCTGGACGCCTCCGGCGCGGCCTACCTGGACACCCAGGAGAGCCGCGGACTCGTCCCCGACTCGCACTCCGCGACCGTGGGGAGTGCGCGCTCGGCGGTCATGCGCGACACCGACCTGCTGATCACCGTCGGCCGCCAGCTCGACTACCAGCTCGGGATGGGCTCCCCGGCGGTGTTCCCGCACGCGACGGTCGTGCGGATCGCCGACACCGCGAGCGAGCTGATCGACAACCGCCGCGGTGAGGTGGAGATCCTCGCCGAGCCGGGTGCCGCGCTCGGTGCGATCGCCGACGCGCTGAAGGACCACACACCCGACACCACGTGGCGCGACGAACTCAAGGCCAAGCACCGGACGCGGGCCGAGGACTACCGGCAGGCCCTGCACACCACCGAGAACGGCGCCGACGGGCACATCCACCCGAACCGCATCTTCGGCGCCCTCGACGCGCTGGACGGGGAGGCCCTCGACCTCGGCGACGCGATCATGATCGCCGACGGCGGGGACCTGCTCTCCTTCGCCCGGCTCGGGATCACCCGCTGCGCCCGCTATCTCGACGCCGGGGCCTTCGGCTGCCTCGGGGTGGCGACGCCGTTCGCGATCGCCGCAGCGCTGGCCGAGCCGCAGCGACCCGTCGTCGCGGTGACCGGGGACGGCGCCTTCGGCATCACCGCCACCGAGATCGACACCGCGGTGCGGCACGGCGCGAAGATCGTCGTGATCGTCTCGAACAACCGCGCGTGGAACATCGAGCGCTACGACCAGGAGGAGAACTACGGCCTGGTCGCCGGGACGCTGCTCGCCGACTCCGACTACGCCGCCATGGCCCGGGCGTTCGGGGCGCGCGGCGAGCGGGTCGAGTCGGCCGAGGACCTGGAGCCGGCGATCCGGCGCGCGCTCGAGAACGCGCCCGCCGTGGTCGACGTGGTCACCACGCAGGACGCTCCGTCGCCGGACTCCGGCAAGGGGCTCGGCTTCGTCCCGGACTACCAGGCACTGACCCCGTGGAACGACGCCGAGGTCGCCCGTCGACAGGTTGGGATCTGA
- a CDS encoding phenylacetate--CoA ligase family protein: protein MAAMEEWAFPARYDQDYLPDPDSPYWFPVRETMDPAERDAAVLVRLREVMEYAYANSGFYRTKWDAAGLEPADITSFEAFEQVPVVTKAEMRESQANHPPFGDYTCVDRSEIHHIHGTSGTTGAPTAFALGRRDWEVIADNQARILWGMGVRPGDTVFVAALFSLYLGSWGAMTAAERLRCNVLPFGAGAQGMTARAVNWLARIRPAAFYATPSYALRLAEVAEKEKIDPREFGLKVMFFSGEPGASVPSVRRAIEDSFGATVIDCGTMAEMTPFMSASATAGTPDGMLLWQDIVWHEVCDPETFRTVPYGSEGTPVYTHLERTSQPMIRLASNDLTRWVMEDNPCGRTYPKLPDGVYGRIDDMIHIRGENVYPTEVDNYLRTVENYGGEHQIIVRRTGSMDEMIVRAECTLPDGQRSEFESSTGSGLQSFLGVRVTFESVDAQTLERAEHKSRRVVDEREHTRR from the coding sequence ATGGCCGCGATGGAGGAGTGGGCGTTCCCCGCCCGCTACGACCAGGACTACCTGCCCGACCCGGACTCGCCCTACTGGTTCCCGGTGCGCGAGACGATGGACCCGGCCGAGCGCGACGCGGCCGTGCTCGTCCGGCTCCGCGAGGTCATGGAGTACGCCTACGCGAACTCGGGCTTCTACCGGACGAAGTGGGACGCGGCGGGGCTCGAGCCGGCCGACATCACGTCGTTCGAGGCGTTCGAGCAGGTCCCCGTCGTCACGAAGGCGGAGATGCGGGAGTCGCAGGCGAACCACCCGCCGTTCGGTGACTACACCTGCGTCGACCGCTCCGAGATCCACCACATTCACGGCACCTCCGGCACGACGGGAGCCCCGACGGCCTTCGCCCTCGGCCGGCGGGACTGGGAGGTCATCGCCGACAACCAGGCCCGGATCCTGTGGGGGATGGGCGTCCGACCCGGCGACACGGTGTTCGTCGCCGCGCTCTTCTCGCTCTACCTGGGCTCGTGGGGCGCCATGACGGCGGCCGAGCGGCTGCGCTGCAACGTCCTCCCGTTCGGTGCCGGCGCCCAGGGCATGACGGCGCGGGCGGTGAACTGGCTCGCGCGCATCAGGCCGGCGGCGTTCTACGCGACGCCCTCCTACGCGCTGCGCCTCGCCGAGGTGGCCGAGAAGGAGAAGATCGACCCCCGCGAGTTCGGGTTGAAGGTCATGTTCTTCTCCGGCGAGCCCGGGGCGTCGGTGCCCTCGGTGCGCAGGGCGATCGAGGACAGCTTCGGGGCGACGGTGATCGACTGCGGGACGATGGCCGAGATGACGCCGTTCATGTCGGCGTCGGCCACGGCGGGCACCCCGGACGGGATGCTGCTCTGGCAGGACATCGTCTGGCACGAGGTCTGCGACCCGGAGACGTTCCGCACCGTGCCCTACGGCTCCGAGGGCACCCCGGTCTACACCCACCTCGAGCGCACGTCGCAGCCGATGATCCGGCTCGCCTCCAACGACCTGACGCGCTGGGTCATGGAGGACAACCCCTGCGGCCGGACCTACCCGAAGCTGCCGGACGGCGTGTACGGCCGGATCGACGACATGATCCACATCCGCGGGGAGAACGTGTACCCGACGGAGGTCGACAACTACCTGCGCACCGTCGAGAACTACGGCGGCGAGCACCAGATCATCGTCCGCCGCACCGGCTCGATGGACGAGATGATCGTCCGCGCCGAGTGCACCCTGCCGGACGGGCAGCGGTCGGAGTTCGAGTCGTCCACCGGCTCCGGCCTGCAGTCCTTCCTCGGCGTGCGCGTGACCTTCGAGTCCGTCGACGCCCAGACCCTCGAGCGCGCCGAGCACAAGTCGCGCCGCGTGGTCGACGAGCGCGAGCACACCAGGCGTTGA
- a CDS encoding gluconate 2-dehydrogenase subunit 3 family protein, producing MSSVHTENGAPVGEAPAPWGAPEATVEPGKGGGYFEAGRPRLGGLEKPVQFSEPRQAVIKALADTIIPPHPDWPDASAVDIVAFCGRYITPTGYKNKHFPWADEDSFVAALDRLGQAFVDADPAERAKAFEALEKAEDPFFEQIRALVYYGYYSRPEVVLAIRKNVPAGRDYHGPPLPYGYIQSLEPWDETTLAQANDNGSYLETDQVERVDLSKITWIR from the coding sequence ATGAGTTCCGTGCACACCGAGAACGGTGCCCCCGTGGGGGAGGCCCCGGCTCCCTGGGGCGCCCCCGAGGCCACCGTCGAGCCCGGGAAGGGCGGTGGCTACTTCGAGGCCGGTCGCCCGCGGCTCGGCGGCCTCGAGAAGCCGGTGCAGTTCAGCGAGCCCCGGCAGGCCGTGATCAAGGCCCTCGCCGACACCATCATCCCGCCGCACCCGGACTGGCCGGACGCGAGCGCGGTCGACATCGTCGCCTTCTGCGGTCGCTACATCACGCCGACCGGCTACAAGAACAAGCACTTCCCGTGGGCGGACGAGGACTCGTTCGTCGCGGCACTGGACAGGCTGGGCCAGGCGTTCGTCGACGCCGACCCGGCCGAGCGGGCGAAGGCGTTCGAGGCCCTGGAGAAGGCGGAGGATCCGTTCTTCGAACAGATCCGCGCCCTCGTCTACTACGGCTACTACTCCCGCCCCGAGGTCGTCCTCGCCATCCGGAAGAACGTCCCGGCCGGCAGGGACTACCACGGCCCGCCGCTGCCGTACGGCTACATCCAGTCCCTCGAGCCGTGGGACGAGACGACCCTCGCGCAGGCGAACGACAACGGCTCCTATCTCGAGACCGACCAGGTCGAGCGCGTCGACCTGTCCAAGATCACCTGGATCCGGTGA